AGGCCAACCCTTGGGGGATCGAGAACCAATGTGTCGTAGTTTTTTCCATAGAGAGATGGTAATACTTCGGCCACTCTACCTTTGCGAAATCGTACATTGTGTACGTGATTGTATTTGATTGATTCGAGGGCAGTTCTATGAGAAGCAGGATTTTCTTCGATTCCCATCACTTCCTTACAGTTTGCAGAAATCCAGAAGGAAATGGTTCCAATTCCAGAATAGGCATCGATCACTCGACTTTCCGGTTCGATTTCATCTAATACTAAATTGTACAAACTCGGAGTTTGTATGGGGTTTACTTGTAAAAAAGTTGAAAGGCCCACACGGAATTTATGTTTTCCAAAATGTTCGTGGATATAAGGTCTACCCCATAACAGATGTTCTTCGCGACCGAGAGCCATGGTAGTATGTCGTGTATTGATATTATGAATGATACCAACAATTTTACCTAGTTTTCCTGTTTTTCCAATTCGGTTCTGGATGGCTGTGTGGAGTCTTTTGGAAGCATCTTTGGGATGAGGTAGGTCTTCTTTGGCAGTGACAATCCCCAGAATGATTTCCCCTGTAGAAAAAGATTTCCTTGCCACAAGGTATTTCATCATCCCCCGTTTGGATTTTTCATTATAAGGAAGGAGTCCTTCTCGCCTAGCCCATTGTTTGACGGCCAGAGCAATTTCTGTAAGACCCGGATCTTGGATATCGCATTCGGTTTGGTCTAGGACAAATGTGGATTCTTTATTGAATAGACCTAAAGTAAGAAGGGTTTTGTTTCCTATGATTCTTCTTCCAAAAGGAAGTTGGATTTTGTGACGATAAAATTCAGGAGAGGGACTGGGGACTATGGTGCGAAATTCTAAATGGCGAAAGGTTTTAAATAGTTCTTTGATGTTTTGTTCTTTTTTTCGAAGTTCTTTGGTGTAATCAATATCTAAATAGTTACATCCGCCGCAAGTTCCGAAGTGTGTACAGATTTTTCCACCGGGTTTGGTTGTTGTCATAATGTGTTTCCGGTTCCTACAAGTTCGGATATATTTGATAGTTTCTTTTGTTTCAATGTTTTGTCGAGATAGGAACAGATTTGGTAAGGCAAGAATGGGCCTTCATAAATATAAGCTGTATAAATTTGAACTAGGTTGGCACCGGCTTCGATCATTCGCAGTGCTTTTTCTCCAGAGTCAATTCCGCCTACACCGATAATTGGGATTTTTCCTTTGAGAGTTTTGTAAGCGAGTGACACAAAGTGGAGAGATCTTTCGAAGAGAGGTCCACCAGAGAGTCCTCCTTCTGGCGGGTTTTTTTCACCGAGTACATCTTTGTTCAATGTAGTGTTTGTGAGAATGACACCATTGATTTTGTAATCCAAACAAACATTCAGGTTTTCAATTAATTCTTCTTCAGACAGATCAGGAGCAAATTTTAAATACAAAGGAATGGGAAACTTTTTATCGAAAGCAGATTGGATCCCTTCGATCAGTTCCATCAGACTTTTTTTGGTTTGAAGAGAACGAAGACCTGGAGTGTTCGGAGAGCTGATATTAATCACAGCATAGTCTCCATAAGGAACTAATTTCTTTAACGTGTATACATAGTCACTGACTGCATTTTCTAATTCAGTGACTTTGGATTTTCCTGCGTTGATCCCACGAACTCCAGACTTTTGTTGGTTCTTTAGATTAGATTCAGCAATATCAGCACCGGGGTTGTTAAAACCCATTCGGTTGATGAGTGCCTTATG
The sequence above is drawn from the Leptospira sp. WS4.C2 genome and encodes:
- the rlmD gene encoding 23S rRNA (uracil(1939)-C(5))-methyltransferase RlmD; this encodes MTTTKPGGKICTHFGTCGGCNYLDIDYTKELRKKEQNIKELFKTFRHLEFRTIVPSPSPEFYRHKIQLPFGRRIIGNKTLLTLGLFNKESTFVLDQTECDIQDPGLTEIALAVKQWARREGLLPYNEKSKRGMMKYLVARKSFSTGEIILGIVTAKEDLPHPKDASKRLHTAIQNRIGKTGKLGKIVGIIHNINTRHTTMALGREEHLLWGRPYIHEHFGKHKFRVGLSTFLQVNPIQTPSLYNLVLDEIEPESRVIDAYSGIGTISFWISANCKEVMGIEENPASHRTALESIKYNHVHNVRFRKGRVAEVLPSLYGKNYDTLVLDPPRVGLGAEVAETILGMGFKKIVYVSCDPMSLREDTNLLARQYFLNSVQPVDMFPRTDHVETVAVFRNKNLT
- a CDS encoding quinone-dependent dihydroorotate dehydrogenase, which gives rise to MFYNHLIKPILFHLDPESAHHLVSGFLSLSQKIPFFHKTLSSLFEYKSDSLKQTIQGIQFPNPLGLAAGFDKTTELFPTMIHMGFGFIEVGTITAKEQPGNDKPRLFRYPTHKALINRMGFNNPGADIAESNLKNQQKSGVRGINAGKSKVTELENAVSDYVYTLKKLVPYGDYAVINISSPNTPGLRSLQTKKSLMELIEGIQSAFDKKFPIPLYLKFAPDLSEEELIENLNVCLDYKINGVILTNTTLNKDVLGEKNPPEGGLSGGPLFERSLHFVSLAYKTLKGKIPIIGVGGIDSGEKALRMIEAGANLVQIYTAYIYEGPFLPYQICSYLDKTLKQKKLSNISELVGTGNTL